The Babylonia areolata isolate BAREFJ2019XMU chromosome 22, ASM4173473v1, whole genome shotgun sequence genome contains a region encoding:
- the LOC143297313 gene encoding N6-Methyl-AMP deaminase-like: MADDSIVQFCRDLPKIELHAHLNTCFDSHTLQQLVARKAQSNMEVNTWSLNIADYRDMEESFNIFKLIHKVVDDEEAVYKLTVGVLRHFAAENVKYLELRSTPKEIPATGMTRELYVRTMLRAIHDCQGEQLDIVVYLLLSIDRRQGVEVAQKTVDLAEKFRQETDGLVVGIDFSGDPAVGNAADYIPVFLSAKEKGLKVASHLAEIASFEETLAVLKQAPPDRIGHGTFLHRHQSCHGFEEIENIVTNRKIPIEACMTSNLKTKTVTEYSEHHFAVWFEKKHPVILCTDGSGVYMTSVSEEYMHAARTFNFSKKDLWLISNASIDSSFAPESVKERLREKWQLARPQDL, encoded by the exons gagcTGCATGCTCACCTCAACACCTGCTTCGACAGCCACACCCTGCAGCAGCTGGTGGCCAGGAAAGCGCAGAGCAACATGGAGGTCAACACCTGGTCCCTCAACATTGCCGACTACAGGGACATGGAGGA ATCCTTCAACATCTTCAAGCTGATTCACAAAGTTGTGGACGATGAAGAGGCAGTATACAAG CTGACTGTGGGTGTTTTGCGCCACTTTGCAGCCGAGAACGTCAAATACCTGGAACTGCGCTCAACGCCGAAGGAAATCCCTGCCACAGGCATGACCAGGGAGCTGTACGTGCGAACCATGCTGCGTGCTATCCACGACTGTCAGGGGGAGCAACTGGACATCGTGGTCTACCTGTTGCTGTCCATTGACCGTCGACAGGGCGTGGAGGTGGCCCAGAAGACCGTGGACCTGGCGGAGAAGTTTCGTCAGGAGACGGATGGTCTGGTGGTGGGGATTGACTTCAGTGGTGATCCAGCA GTGGGGAATGCAGCTGACTACATACCTGTATTCTTATCAGCCAAAGAGAAAGGACTGAAAGTGGCCAGCCATTTGGCTGAG ATTGCCAGTTTTGAGGAGACTTTAGCTGTGTTGAAACAGGCTCCTCCAGATCGAATCGGGCATGGTACATTCCTTCACCGTCATCAGTCTTGCCATGGCTTTGAAGAGATAGAGAACATTGTCACCAACAGGAAAATACCTATTG AGGCGTGCATGACGTCCAACTtgaaaacaaagacagtgacagagtacAGTGAACACCACTTTGCTGTCTGGTTTGAGAAGAAACATCCCGTGATCCTCTGT ACGGACGGCAGTGGAGTGTACATGACGTCGGTGTCAGAGGAGTACATGCACGCCGCTAGGACCTTCAACTTTTCCAAGAAAGATTTGTGGCTGATCTCCAATGCCTCCATCGACAGCAGCTTTGCCCCGGAAAGTGTGAAGGAACGGCTGAGGGAAAAGTGGCAGCTGGCACGTCCCCAGGATTTATGA